The following are encoded in a window of Etheostoma cragini isolate CJK2018 chromosome 7, CSU_Ecrag_1.0, whole genome shotgun sequence genomic DNA:
- the LOC117947416 gene encoding proline-rich transmembrane protein 3, which produces MAPMPLLFLGFILSLLHPSGSLTLIGTSSSFSPLDFLSPPQPTKHTTRFWPSLPPRGRSDVPIRATVRDKLTTTNAVQQGREMSRPTAQSTPIIPALSTQNLSSGPILTQPTASRPRTDTASLASSRTVKGEATTKSPPLPTLPSGSVADSAGNKPVRGGIPEEKETEDDDLHGLGSGSIPTVMPVKEESPVPQSTVGDEMAQYQPQAQTAISKVSENTLLVKTPPPDSLTAKPHLFMLTPAGRMSMTPQTETRATPSPVVTQATPRTVVLTGELTEKTPSTVRDTPKQDSAVTLPQPTTTTTGSNYKQSQTAEEPLNTKTKQVTTTSSTSVLNTTQDAVRTSSKTTNQPNGTAQVGRNAASTTVQSSRQGTSSFLATGIVPVAQTRLSPTHHGQRNRSILLGHPHQAPHSTSNPARSPSDDPLSNGTLLYWGDLSRTLAFAWELHVYGSASLFLVMFAGAALGLTLSPGANCPHRGALALANALLFLAGGLRAALFLIDPYGTRKFLPRPAVMVLYNLPLHLLVWTQAALALLAMRVAGVSVLPSTLERPPLVAVLAVLQCTLLLAADLLSPALSPVVPVTLQVLSLCWGLALCLGFLCYVFPRIRCPSIPHPGVPEEAGRKAWTGSRRTGVILGRVLAVCAVLGALCCGLHVHATLWLYGLLGNWTRFNWGWWLVHFWARLLELAWGFFLLLLGSWVFWRPQGCSGREEDGPDGRAAGDLPSPGQSTSSTQRHTCWSKIVQSLRGKPCKKSDSNGMGGGGGPGELPNNWAGQERPGADISKSLIRNQNQEQPTAQPRCVKDSNRGRNHRGHSAERGVSDGSTGSLLRLQALGRPPQRSVSGSLDQERDTSLSLYEFDLRPPSPIDLTRSIDDALHREHLLGGGSLFHPFNQTSQYPSPGSGGSQGPWLRRNSDPQLLSESSDAPTESSMPLGGSVLSSVPSRQVTAPPTPSHQGHRWAGDVAGSVPSSLSCPVSFRPSRTSTGNLGEDGVDDTRPFITPDSESVRGRAGKPVGSRSYLEVSRHDDSASVSSEIIDL; this is translated from the exons ATGGCTCCCATGCCTCTTCTTTTCCTGGGCTTCATCCTCTCCTTACTCCATCCTTCAGGTTCCCTGACCCTTATTGGCACCTCTTCCTCATTCTCTCCTCTGGACTTTCTCTCACCACCTCAACCAACAAAACACACTACTAGATTCTGGCCTTCTCTGCCTCCCAGAGGACGTAGTGATGTGCCAATCAGAGCTACAGTCCGGGATAAACTGACAACTACGAATGCAGTGCAACAGGGGCGAGAAATGTCCCGTCCTACTGCACAGTCCACTCCTATTATACCTGCCCTTTCAACGCAGAACCTCAGTAGTGGGCCAATTTTAACTCAACCAACAGCCTCCAGGCCAAGGACTGACACTGCTAGTTTAGCATCCAGCAGGACTGTAAAGGGAGAGGCTACTACAAAATCTCCACCTCTGCCCACTTTGCCCTCTGGTTCTGTTGCTGACTCTGCGGGTAATAAACCAGTGAGAGGAGGGATTccagaggagaaagagacagaggatgaTGATTTGCATGGATTGGGATCAGGTAGTATTCCAACAGTGATGCCCGTGAAGGAGGAATCACCTGTTCCTCAGTCAACAGTTGGTGATGAAATGGCGCAGTATCAGCCACAGGCACAGACGGCGATATCTAAAGTTTCTGAAAATACACTATTGGTGAAAACACCACCACCGGACAGTCTGACTGCAAAGCCTCACCTGTTTATGCTTACACCAGCTGGTAGAATGTCTATGACTCCACAAACTGAGACAAGAGCCACACCGTCCCCGGTGGTAACACAGGCGACACCTCGGACTGTTGTAttaacag GTGAACTGACAGAGAAAACTCCTTCCACTGTCAGAGACACTCCAAAGCAAGACTCTGCTGTGACATTACCCCAACCCACGACTACCACCACTGGCTCTAACTATAAACAGTCACAGACTGCGGAAGAACCATTAAACACCAAGACAAAGCAAGTGACAACCACATCTTCAACAAGTGTGCTTAATACTACACAGGATGCTGTTAGAACCTcctccaaaacaacaaatcaacCCAACGGAACAGCACAAGTAGGAAGAAATGCAGCTAGCACAACCGTACAGTCATCAAGACAAG GGACCTCTTCCTTCCTTGCCACGGGTATCGTACCTGTTGCCCAAACAAGGTTAAGCCCCACACATCATGGTCAGAGGAACCGCTCCATTCTCTTAGGACATCCTCACCAAGCTCCACACTCTACTTCTAATCCAGCCCGCTCTCCCAGCGACGACCCCTTGTCTAATGGCACACTTCTCTACTGGGGTGACCTGAGCCGGACGCTGGCTTTCGCCTGGGAGCTGCATGTATACGGCTCAGCAAGCCTCTTCCTCGTAATGTTTGCTGGAGCTGCTCTTGGCCTCACCCTGTCCCCTGGAGCAAACTGTCCTCACCGGGGGGCTCTAGCACTCGCCAATGCTCTATTGTTTCTGGCTGGAGGCCTTAGGGCAGCTCTCTTTCTAATAGACCCTTACGGCACAAGGAAATTCCTTCCTCGCCCTGCAGTCATGGTCCTCTACAACTTGCCTCTACACCTGCTGGTGTGGACACAGGCTGCCCTAGCACTGCTGGCAATGAGGGTGGCAGGAGTAAGTGTGTTACCTTCCACTTTGGAGCGTCCTCCTCTGGTGGCTGTATTGGCTGTGCTGCAGTGTACCCTGCTGCTGGCGGCTGATCTGCTTTCCCCAGCCCTGTCCCCTGTGGTGCCCGTCACCCTTCAAGTCCTGTCTTTATGCTGGGGCCTGGCTCTCTGTCTGGGCTTCCTCTGCTATGTGTTTCCACGTATACGCTGCCCCTCCATTCCCCATCCCGGAGTCCCTGAAGAGGCCGGGAGGAAGGCTTGGACCGGGAGCAGGAGGACAGGGGTGATCCTGGGTAGAGTGTTGGCGGTCTGTGCAGTTCTGGGGGCACTGTGCTGTGGGCTTCATGTTCATGCCACCTTATGGCTCTATGGACTGTTAGGGAACTGGACACGCTTCAACTGGGGATGGTGGCTGGTGCACTTCTGGGCCCGGCTCTTGGAGCTGGCCTGGGGGTTCTTCCTCTTACTTCTGGGTTCCTGGGTGTTCTGGAGGCCTCAAGGTTGCAGTGGAAGGGAGGAGGATGGACCAGATGGCAGAGCAGCAGGAGACCTGCCGTCGCCTGGCCAATCTACAAGCTCCACTCAAAGACACACTTGCTGGTCCAAGATAGTCCAGAGCCTGAGGGGGAAACCCTGTAAAAAGTCTGACAGTAATGgaatgggaggaggaggaggaccagGGGAGTTGCCTAACAACTGGGCTGGCCAGGAGCGTCCTGGAGCTGACATCAGCAAGAGTCTGATCAGGAACCAGAACCAAGAGCAGCCTACTGCCCAGCCTCGTTGCGTCAAAGACAGTAATCGGGGGCGCAACCATAGAGGCCACTCTGCAGAACGAGGCGTATCTGACGGCTCCACAGGCTCCCTGTTGAGACTGCAAGCGCTGGGTCGGCCTCCACAGCGCTCAGTAAGTGGCAGTCTGGATCAGGAGAGGGACACTTCACTGTCTCTTTATGAATTTGATCTGCGCCCCCCCTCTCCCATTGACCTCACCCGCAGCATTGACGACGCCCTGCACAGGGAACACCTGCTTGGAGGAGGAAGCTTGTTTCATCCTTTTAACCAAACCTCACAGTACCCGTCCCCGGGATCAGGGGGCAGCCAGGGTCCCTGGCTTCGCAGAAACAGTGATCCTCAGCTGCTTTCTGAGAGCAGCGATGCCCCGACAGAGTCTTCCATGCCACTGGGGGGCAGTGTTCTCAGCAGTGTGCCCAGCAGGCAGGTGACTGCTCCCCCCACGCCCTCTCACCAGGGTCACAGGTGGGCCGGGGACGTGGCAGGTAGCGTCCCCTCATCATTGTCCTGTCCTGTGTCATTTCGTCCATCCAGAACATCAACGGGGAATCTGGGGGAGGATGGAGTGGACGACACGCGGCCGTTCATCACCCCAGACTCAGAGAGCGTGCGGGGCAGGGCTGGGAAGCCGGTGGGGTCGCGGAGTTACCTGGAGGTCAGCCGACATGACGACTCTGCCAGTGTCAGCAGTGAAATTATCGATCTATGA